From the genome of Novipirellula aureliae, one region includes:
- a CDS encoding sulfatase family protein: MRLLASLFIVLSTTTILSAADNSNTGKPNVIIILADDMGSGDVHALNPNSKIPTPNLDRLSKEGVTFTDAHSGSAVCTPTRYGLVTGRYCWRSRLKNGVLNGYSTHLIEPERFTIADLFKASGYTTACFGKWHLGMDLPLQGKNKLDLTGKVANGPLENGFDRFYGITASLDFPPYVFINDDKIDAEAVEMKPNREFPEYLRAGETGTEFEHERVLDQLTETTVDYIKKQAAAEQPFFIYLPLPAPHKPVMPAKRFQGKSGIGPYGDYVIQTDWTVGQVMAAVQDVGIDENTMILFTSDNGSFMKRLHSPENPGVGADGADHTTDESVQGYHAATHDANFPYRGQKADIFDGGHRVPFFVRFPGRFKAGLASDTTTSIVDILATCADVIGQQIPDDAGEDSYSFYSLLSQQGDYERAPVIGHSINGSFALFSGKWKFIATRGSGGRSRPSSRPFDKPYQLYDHSQDIEELNNLISEQPELAEQLEKTLQSMIDEPGQARKE; this comes from the coding sequence ATGAGACTGCTCGCATCCCTGTTCATCGTCCTATCCACAACCACGATTCTCAGCGCGGCGGACAATTCGAACACTGGCAAACCGAACGTCATCATTATTTTGGCCGATGATATGGGGTCGGGTGACGTCCATGCTCTCAATCCGAATTCAAAGATCCCCACCCCGAACCTGGACCGACTCTCTAAGGAGGGCGTCACGTTTACGGACGCTCACTCCGGTTCCGCCGTTTGCACGCCGACACGCTACGGATTGGTGACAGGACGTTACTGCTGGCGCAGCCGACTCAAAAATGGTGTTCTCAATGGCTATTCAACACACCTGATTGAACCGGAGCGGTTCACGATCGCGGATCTCTTCAAGGCCAGCGGATACACCACGGCTTGCTTCGGCAAGTGGCATTTGGGTATGGACCTGCCACTCCAAGGAAAAAACAAACTGGATCTAACGGGCAAGGTTGCCAATGGGCCGTTGGAAAATGGTTTCGATCGCTTTTATGGCATCACCGCCTCATTGGACTTCCCGCCATATGTCTTCATCAACGATGATAAGATTGATGCCGAAGCAGTCGAGATGAAACCAAACCGTGAGTTCCCAGAATATTTACGAGCCGGAGAGACGGGAACCGAGTTCGAGCACGAACGGGTACTTGATCAACTGACCGAGACCACGGTGGACTACATCAAGAAGCAGGCCGCAGCCGAGCAGCCGTTTTTCATCTACTTGCCGCTGCCAGCACCGCACAAGCCGGTCATGCCCGCCAAACGCTTCCAAGGGAAATCAGGGATCGGACCGTATGGCGATTATGTGATTCAAACCGACTGGACGGTTGGGCAAGTGATGGCCGCTGTGCAGGACGTCGGTATCGATGAGAATACGATGATCCTTTTCACCAGCGACAACGGCTCGTTCATGAAACGCCTCCACTCGCCCGAGAACCCAGGAGTGGGTGCGGATGGAGCCGACCATACAACGGACGAATCCGTTCAAGGCTATCACGCAGCGACCCACGATGCGAATTTCCCCTATCGCGGACAGAAGGCGGACATCTTCGATGGTGGACACCGAGTGCCGTTCTTTGTGCGATTCCCGGGGAGGTTCAAGGCCGGTCTTGCATCGGATACCACAACCAGTATCGTGGATATCCTCGCCACCTGCGCTGACGTCATTGGCCAACAGATCCCCGACGACGCAGGCGAAGACAGCTACAGTTTCTATTCGCTGCTTTCTCAGCAAGGCGATTACGAACGGGCACCCGTTATTGGGCATTCCATCAACGGCTCTTTTGCACTCTTTTCAGGGAAATGGAAATTCATTGCCACGCGAGGTTCAGGCGGGCGATCGCGACCGAGTAGCAGACCGTTCGACAAGCCCTACCAACTCTACGACCACTCTCAAGATATCGAAGAACTCAATAACTTGATTAGCGAACAACCCGAGTTGGCCGAACAGTTGGAAAAGACGCTGCAGTCGATGATCGACGAACCAGGCCAAGCAAGAAAGGAATAG
- a CDS encoding GxxExxY protein, whose amino-acid sequence MLKQEGYDLMGAAFEVYNELGYGMAEDVYQSALEVELGLRTIGFVAQAELDIYFKGHHLNAKYRPDLLVFGEIVVELKALKELCSDHEAQLFNYMRIARKRVGYLINFGKKGELEWKRFVIDDLHVPNNR is encoded by the coding sequence ATGTTGAAGCAAGAAGGCTACGATCTGATGGGGGCCGCTTTCGAGGTCTATAACGAGCTTGGCTACGGCATGGCTGAAGATGTCTACCAATCGGCATTGGAGGTTGAACTGGGACTTCGGACAATTGGCTTTGTGGCCCAGGCGGAACTCGACATCTACTTCAAGGGGCATCATCTCAATGCAAAGTACCGACCTGACTTACTGGTATTTGGTGAAATCGTGGTCGAGTTGAAGGCGTTGAAGGAACTGTGCTCGGATCATGAGGCACAACTGTTTAATTACATGCGAATCGCCCGCAAACGGGTCGGCTATCTCATCAACTTTGGAAAGAAAGGTGAACTGGAATGGAAGCGTTTTGTCATCGACGATCTTCACGTCCCCAATAATCGTTAA
- a CDS encoding endonuclease/exonuclease/phosphatase family protein, producing the protein MIATAIQIICIVVLVALTVGSLLNISTSSHWFIRAWDFPRMQILGIAVFVATAFFVIQICLSTAIPIWASWMVALIVLFLMGWHGYRIVPYTPIWPQQTLSPPTPDSDNSLRLIISNVEMENDQYETWMRTIEKENPDVVVALEVDDSWMDALVDWRSRYPHQIAYPQDNWYGMLLASKLPIVESDLKFLVQQDIPSIHAKLRLRSGETIQLICVHPRPPEPLRDNDSSSRDAEMMVHGEQLQTEKGPVIVGGDLNDVAWSRTTRLFLRISDLLDPRRGRGFYNSFHAQHAFMRFPLDHVFHSQHFGLRQLRRLGNVGSDHFPILIELQYEHEMTDQQESLEASEADEELAEELKTREHV; encoded by the coding sequence ATGATCGCCACCGCTATCCAAATCATCTGCATCGTCGTGTTGGTTGCGTTGACGGTTGGTTCGCTACTTAACATCAGCACATCTTCTCATTGGTTCATTCGGGCCTGGGATTTCCCGCGGATGCAAATCCTTGGCATTGCGGTTTTTGTCGCGACCGCCTTCTTTGTTATCCAAATTTGCCTATCGACAGCGATTCCTATATGGGCTAGCTGGATGGTTGCTTTGATTGTTCTGTTCTTGATGGGCTGGCATGGATACCGAATTGTTCCCTATACACCCATTTGGCCGCAGCAAACTCTTTCACCGCCCACGCCGGATTCTGACAACAGCTTGCGATTGATTATCAGCAACGTGGAGATGGAAAACGATCAGTACGAAACATGGATGCGGACCATCGAGAAAGAAAATCCAGACGTCGTCGTTGCTCTGGAGGTCGACGATTCTTGGATGGATGCTTTGGTCGATTGGCGATCACGTTATCCGCATCAGATCGCCTACCCACAAGACAATTGGTACGGGATGCTGCTCGCATCCAAATTGCCAATCGTCGAGTCGGATCTGAAATTCCTCGTTCAGCAGGACATACCATCGATCCACGCCAAACTCAGATTGAGATCAGGAGAAACCATTCAATTGATTTGCGTCCACCCGCGTCCTCCTGAACCACTGCGTGATAACGATTCAAGTAGCCGGGACGCAGAAATGATGGTGCATGGTGAACAATTGCAAACGGAGAAAGGGCCAGTCATTGTCGGTGGCGATTTGAACGACGTTGCGTGGTCCCGAACGACGCGGCTATTTCTGCGAATCAGTGATTTATTGGATCCGCGACGTGGCCGAGGCTTCTACAACTCGTTCCATGCACAGCACGCCTTCATGCGATTTCCGCTTGATCATGTCTTCCATTCGCAACATTTTGGGCTGCGGCAACTACGTCGTCTCGGCAACGTCGGTTCTGATCACTTTCCGATTTTAATCGAACTCCAGTATGAACACGAGATGACTGATCAGCAAGAATCGTTGGAAGCTTCGGAAGCGGATGAAGAATTGGCAGAGGAATTGAAAACGCGAGAGCATGTCTAG
- a CDS encoding DUF4235 domain-containing protein, giving the protein MRTSIEERFSNEPDERNEGIGKRENMLAFGAAIAATFLARNALQASWRTTLDRDPPKNPASPEVDWKDALLWGALSGAVVGMARIASRRTSSAAYNHFRS; this is encoded by the coding sequence ATGCGTACTTCGATCGAAGAACGATTTTCCAATGAGCCCGATGAGCGAAACGAGGGCATTGGGAAGAGAGAAAACATGCTTGCCTTTGGAGCGGCTATTGCGGCAACCTTTCTGGCAAGAAATGCTTTGCAAGCGAGCTGGCGAACCACGCTCGATCGTGACCCGCCGAAGAACCCGGCTTCGCCCGAAGTGGATTGGAAAGATGCATTGCTATGGGGAGCTCTCTCAGGAGCGGTCGTCGGCATGGCTCGGATCGCATCACGGCGAACATCCTCCGCCGCCTACAATCATTTCCGCTCTTAA
- the uvrA gene encoding excinuclease ABC subunit UvrA, translated as MATKEITVKGAREHNLRDVNLTLPRGELICFSGVSGSGKSSLAFDTLYAEGQRRYVESLSNYARQFMGQMPKPDVDFVGGLSPSISISQKSSGNNPRSTVGTITEIYDFLRVLFARVGTGHCPDCGCEITAQSRDAIASRILSLPAGATLWLMAPLVRGQKGEFRDLFDDLRKQGFSRARVDGETIQLHDPPTLDRQHRHDVEVVVARIDPDSRDRGRVIEALETALKLGESSAIVSLTEANDAATAEPAEDVLYSSKYACGACGKSFKPPSPQLFSFNSPQGMCPACDGIGHLYTFVPELLIPDDSLSIRKGAIDLLGKWGDLGRYRRHIYKGVADAMDQTLDLKPGTMLEGKWRDLPDEAKHIWLWGTNDALEFVWRGGRKAKKYSGSFEGFIPELLTRYKTNRNKMQQKQFEKYMSTIDCLDCHGRRLNDQASAVTLSTANRSFLESFHIEKQTLPELCELPIDRLVDFFSDVTLNETDAKIASEALKEIRTRLGFLLGVGLDYLTLGRTAPTLSGGESQRIRLAGQIGSGLVGVLYILDEPSIGLHPRDNDRLIETLTQLRDRGNTLIVVEHDEDTMRAADRVIDFGPGPGIKGGEIVAAGNVTAVSKSSKSVTGQFLSGKRKIEPPKTLRPIDAETQLTIYGATFHNLKDIDVSIPLGTVTCVTGVSGSGKSSLIGGIVEPALRCALNGASCEIGTHRSISGLEHLDKTIAIDQSPIGRTPRSNPGTYVKVFDEIRNLFAKLTEAKTRGYTASRFSFNVDGGRCAACNGNGATKLEMDFLADIWVTCPVCQGRRYNRETLSVEFKGKSIADVLEMDISEGLELFKNIPKVADKLQTLVDVGLEYLHLGQPSPTLSGGEAQRIKLSRELSKRETGRTLYVLDEPTTGLHFADIQLLLNVIHDLADRGNTIVIVEHNTDVIKTADWVIDLGPEGGEGGGQVVAAGRPADVAKVAGSYTGAALARSLGIKRQATKNSVDSPAKEKQSMTPATNSGTHVTVEGATEHNLKSVDVEIPRDAMTVFCGPSGSGKSSLAMDTIYAEGQRRYVESLSSYARQFIGQVQKPKVERIEGLSPAVALEQKNLGHSPRSTVGTVTEIYDYLRILMARLGTMYCPDCQVPVGTQTPDQIVDKVMSMATGTRALLMAPIDVQSGPASEDTWQSLRSTGYQRIRINGVTVSLEEAPMLDSRQKHDVQVVVDRVVIQESDRSRISDSVEQALSLGVGELKVAIADPDRVENDWQIISHSQHLVCVDCGRSFSHLTPHHFSFNSSIGWCPHCEGLGTQTGTNPAALIGSPTATMADGAALLWPSLDQSISRSMLRALSRHARIPIDIPYVDLTVAQRRILFHGTQDAWIEVRESDGASQSNPKAKAKDKTDDAVLFRYQFKGFYPALAEAARLTPGLRGKLEQFVDQIDCSACDGSRLQEEAAAVRFRERTMADLVQMPLGRLADHVASWELDKREQKIAGELLREVSSRVRFLLDVGLEYLTLHRGAATLSGGEAQRIRLASQLGSGLCGVLYVLDEPTIGLHPRDNTRLIGALHRLRDLGNTLLVVEHDHDVIANSDYLCDFGPRAGRYGGRLVARGNPKSVEPFDQSVTAGYITGKKSLAIPTSRRPVLSPSGDPYVNLLSIKGARENNLNGVDFDLPLGVLTAITGPSGSGKSSLIEGVLYPALARRLHRAKVRPGRHEKMDGIRFIDKVIQVDQSPLGNSPSSNPATYTGMFDLIRQLFAEIPEAAERRFSSRTFSFNVSGGRCETCEGNGHLKVEMHFLPDVWVPCEDCNSRRYRPDVLDVKFHGKSIADVLEMQCGEALELFANYPRIARILQTICDVGLDYVTLGQPAPTLSGGEAQRVKLAAELARPMTGKTLYILDEPTTGLHFDDIEKLLVVMQRLVEMGNTIAVIEHNMDIIKSADWIIDMGPGAGVEGGEIVFAGTPEQLVATANKANGSLTAPYLAEAMNPGQTFSKPKPKPATTASGKATKTRTTTAKASKKKAAKKAKTANDAAAMKNPAESEGGTDLWQVLGRRWHSLAKGFPENSQPVWPIELADKTLRLLEQVAGDDSLQFDAPDRVAVRPKGRKNTWASVQTKEITGVQVTLERPQEVAELDALHAIGVCGPEGADGDTTAKVTLQLTELKHVRSRKLKSFLKKHLERSEMSQKDD; from the coding sequence ATGGCGACCAAGGAAATCACAGTCAAAGGCGCTCGAGAACACAATTTGCGAGACGTCAATTTGACGCTACCGCGAGGCGAATTGATCTGTTTCTCAGGGGTTAGTGGCAGTGGAAAATCTTCGCTAGCATTTGACACTCTGTACGCGGAAGGCCAACGTCGGTATGTCGAGAGTTTGAGCAATTACGCTCGGCAGTTCATGGGTCAAATGCCCAAACCCGACGTCGATTTTGTGGGCGGTTTAAGTCCATCGATCTCGATCAGCCAAAAATCGTCGGGTAATAACCCGCGTAGTACCGTTGGCACAATCACCGAAATTTACGATTTTTTGCGAGTCCTTTTCGCTCGCGTCGGCACCGGCCATTGCCCCGATTGTGGCTGTGAAATCACGGCACAATCTCGCGATGCGATCGCTTCACGCATTTTATCGCTACCGGCCGGAGCGACGTTGTGGTTGATGGCTCCTCTCGTTCGCGGTCAAAAGGGAGAATTTCGCGACCTGTTTGATGACCTTCGCAAACAGGGTTTCTCGCGTGCACGTGTTGACGGCGAAACGATTCAATTACACGATCCCCCCACCCTCGATCGACAACATCGCCACGATGTGGAAGTCGTCGTCGCTCGCATCGATCCTGACTCGCGGGATCGTGGCCGAGTGATTGAAGCGCTTGAAACGGCGTTAAAGCTAGGTGAATCGTCGGCGATTGTCTCGCTAACCGAAGCCAACGATGCGGCTACGGCGGAACCAGCCGAAGACGTGTTGTATTCGTCCAAGTACGCCTGCGGCGCGTGTGGCAAAAGTTTCAAACCGCCATCCCCTCAACTGTTTAGCTTCAATAGCCCGCAAGGCATGTGCCCCGCCTGCGATGGAATCGGGCATCTCTACACGTTCGTGCCCGAATTGTTGATTCCTGACGACTCGCTGTCGATCCGCAAAGGTGCCATCGACCTACTCGGTAAATGGGGTGACCTGGGCCGCTATCGCCGCCATATCTACAAGGGCGTCGCCGATGCGATGGATCAAACGCTTGATCTCAAGCCCGGCACCATGCTCGAAGGCAAATGGCGAGACTTACCCGACGAAGCAAAACACATTTGGCTCTGGGGCACCAACGACGCTCTTGAATTTGTCTGGCGAGGGGGACGCAAAGCAAAGAAGTATTCCGGATCCTTCGAAGGCTTCATTCCCGAACTGCTAACGCGATACAAAACCAATCGCAACAAGATGCAGCAAAAGCAGTTCGAAAAATACATGAGTACAATCGATTGCCTCGATTGCCATGGACGACGACTGAACGACCAAGCAAGCGCGGTCACACTTAGCACCGCTAACCGATCTTTTCTAGAATCATTCCACATTGAAAAGCAAACGTTGCCGGAATTGTGCGAACTTCCAATCGATCGTTTGGTTGACTTCTTCAGCGACGTCACGCTCAACGAAACCGACGCCAAGATCGCCTCGGAAGCACTCAAGGAAATCCGCACTCGTTTGGGATTCCTACTCGGCGTCGGCTTGGACTATCTCACGTTGGGGCGGACAGCCCCTACTTTGTCGGGTGGCGAATCGCAGCGAATTCGCTTGGCAGGCCAAATCGGCAGCGGTTTGGTCGGCGTGCTCTATATCCTCGACGAGCCTTCGATTGGTTTGCATCCGCGTGATAACGATCGCTTGATCGAAACACTGACCCAACTTCGTGATCGAGGGAATACGCTGATCGTCGTCGAACACGACGAAGACACGATGCGTGCCGCGGATCGCGTCATCGACTTTGGGCCGGGTCCGGGCATCAAGGGGGGGGAAATTGTCGCCGCTGGAAACGTGACGGCTGTCTCCAAGTCAAGCAAGAGTGTTACGGGCCAATTTTTGTCAGGCAAACGAAAGATCGAGCCGCCGAAAACCCTTCGCCCGATCGACGCCGAGACGCAGCTTACGATTTACGGTGCAACGTTTCACAATTTGAAGGATATCGATGTTTCGATCCCGCTGGGAACGGTCACTTGTGTGACGGGAGTTTCCGGTAGTGGCAAGAGTTCGCTGATCGGTGGAATCGTCGAACCCGCACTGAGGTGCGCCCTCAATGGAGCCAGCTGCGAAATTGGGACACATCGTTCGATCAGCGGACTCGAACATTTAGACAAAACGATCGCAATCGACCAATCGCCAATCGGACGGACGCCACGAAGTAACCCAGGCACCTACGTCAAGGTTTTTGACGAAATTCGAAATCTGTTCGCGAAGTTGACGGAGGCCAAAACGCGAGGTTACACGGCGAGCCGGTTTAGCTTTAACGTCGACGGCGGACGATGTGCCGCATGCAATGGCAACGGAGCGACGAAGCTCGAAATGGATTTCCTGGCCGACATTTGGGTGACGTGCCCCGTTTGCCAAGGACGTCGCTACAACCGCGAAACCCTATCGGTCGAGTTCAAAGGAAAATCGATCGCGGATGTGTTAGAGATGGACATTTCTGAAGGCTTGGAACTCTTCAAGAACATCCCCAAGGTGGCGGACAAATTGCAAACCTTGGTCGACGTGGGGCTCGAATATCTGCATCTCGGCCAACCGTCGCCGACGTTATCAGGCGGCGAAGCACAACGCATCAAATTGTCACGGGAACTGAGTAAACGCGAGACCGGACGCACCTTGTATGTTCTCGACGAACCGACAACAGGACTCCATTTTGCTGATATTCAACTGCTGCTCAACGTGATCCATGACTTGGCGGATCGTGGCAACACGATTGTGATTGTCGAGCACAACACCGACGTCATCAAAACGGCGGATTGGGTGATCGACCTCGGTCCCGAAGGTGGCGAGGGCGGAGGCCAAGTGGTCGCCGCGGGGCGACCTGCCGATGTCGCTAAGGTTGCTGGCAGTTATACCGGAGCCGCGCTGGCTCGGTCGTTGGGCATCAAACGCCAAGCGACCAAAAACTCGGTCGATTCGCCAGCCAAGGAAAAGCAATCAATGACCCCCGCGACGAACTCGGGGACACACGTGACCGTCGAAGGGGCGACCGAGCATAACTTGAAATCCGTTGACGTCGAGATTCCTCGCGATGCAATGACCGTATTCTGCGGACCGAGCGGGAGCGGAAAAAGTTCGCTCGCGATGGATACCATCTACGCCGAAGGCCAAAGACGTTACGTCGAATCGTTGTCCTCCTATGCCCGTCAATTCATTGGGCAAGTCCAAAAGCCCAAGGTCGAGCGGATCGAAGGGCTGTCACCCGCCGTCGCATTGGAGCAAAAGAATCTAGGGCATTCGCCACGCAGTACCGTTGGTACCGTGACCGAAATCTATGACTATTTGCGCATCTTGATGGCTCGGCTCGGGACGATGTACTGCCCCGATTGCCAAGTTCCCGTCGGCACGCAAACACCGGATCAAATTGTCGACAAGGTGATGTCGATGGCGACTGGGACGCGAGCACTATTGATGGCTCCGATCGACGTTCAATCGGGTCCCGCATCGGAGGACACATGGCAATCCCTGCGAAGTACGGGCTATCAACGCATCCGCATCAACGGCGTGACCGTTTCACTCGAAGAAGCTCCGATGCTCGATTCGCGTCAAAAGCATGACGTTCAAGTCGTCGTCGACCGAGTCGTGATCCAAGAATCGGACCGTTCGCGTATTAGCGATAGTGTCGAGCAGGCGTTATCGCTCGGCGTCGGTGAGCTAAAAGTCGCCATCGCCGATCCAGATCGAGTTGAAAACGATTGGCAGATCATCTCGCATAGCCAACATTTGGTTTGCGTCGATTGCGGACGTTCGTTTTCACACCTGACACCGCATCACTTTTCGTTCAACTCGTCGATCGGTTGGTGCCCACACTGTGAAGGTTTGGGGACGCAAACAGGTACCAATCCTGCCGCATTGATCGGTTCGCCGACGGCGACAATGGCAGATGGTGCCGCACTGCTTTGGCCATCGCTCGATCAATCCATATCGCGATCGATGCTGCGGGCCTTGTCACGCCATGCTCGTATTCCGATCGATATACCGTATGTCGATCTAACGGTCGCACAACGGCGAATCCTGTTCCACGGCACCCAAGACGCTTGGATCGAAGTTCGTGAAAGCGATGGAGCTTCGCAGTCCAACCCGAAAGCGAAAGCGAAAGACAAGACCGATGATGCGGTGTTGTTCCGGTATCAGTTCAAGGGGTTTTACCCTGCGTTGGCCGAAGCCGCTCGTTTGACGCCAGGATTGCGAGGGAAGTTGGAACAGTTTGTTGACCAAATTGATTGCAGCGCTTGCGATGGATCACGATTGCAAGAGGAAGCTGCAGCCGTCCGATTTCGAGAACGAACGATGGCCGATTTGGTGCAAATGCCACTCGGCCGATTGGCCGACCATGTGGCTTCATGGGAACTTGATAAACGAGAGCAAAAGATAGCGGGCGAATTGTTGCGAGAGGTGTCGTCACGAGTCCGATTCTTGCTCGACGTCGGACTCGAATACCTAACGCTTCATCGCGGCGCGGCAACGTTATCGGGTGGAGAGGCCCAACGGATTCGCTTGGCTTCGCAACTCGGCAGCGGTTTGTGTGGTGTGCTTTACGTTTTGGACGAACCAACCATTGGGCTGCATCCACGAGATAACACGCGGCTAATCGGAGCGTTACATCGGCTGCGAGATTTGGGTAACACGTTATTGGTGGTCGAGCACGATCATGATGTGATCGCCAACAGTGACTACTTGTGCGATTTTGGGCCGCGGGCAGGCCGCTATGGAGGGCGTTTGGTTGCACGAGGGAACCCGAAGTCGGTCGAGCCTTTCGATCAATCGGTTACCGCCGGCTATATCACCGGCAAGAAATCATTGGCCATTCCTACTTCACGGCGGCCCGTGCTTAGCCCAAGCGGAGATCCATACGTGAACTTGTTGTCCATCAAAGGAGCACGCGAAAACAATCTTAACGGCGTCGACTTTGATTTGCCACTTGGTGTGCTAACGGCGATCACCGGTCCAAGCGGCAGCGGAAAGAGTTCGTTGATCGAAGGTGTTTTGTATCCCGCCTTAGCTCGTCGATTGCACCGTGCCAAAGTTCGCCCAGGACGCCATGAAAAGATGGACGGCATTCGCTTTATCGACAAAGTGATCCAAGTCGACCAATCGCCGCTTGGCAATAGTCCGTCAAGTAACCCGGCAACCTACACGGGGATGTTCGACCTGATTCGTCAATTGTTTGCTGAGATCCCCGAAGCGGCTGAGCGGCGGTTTTCGTCGCGAACCTTTAGCTTCAACGTTTCGGGCGGTCGCTGCGAAACGTGTGAAGGAAACGGGCATCTAAAGGTCGAAATGCACTTTTTGCCTGATGTTTGGGTTCCCTGCGAAGATTGCAATTCTCGCCGCTATCGGCCTGATGTTTTGGACGTCAAATTCCATGGGAAGTCGATTGCGGATGTCTTGGAAATGCAGTGCGGCGAGGCTCTTGAATTGTTTGCAAACTATCCCCGTATCGCTCGCATCTTGCAAACCATTTGCGATGTCGGTCTGGACTATGTGACGCTGGGGCAACCGGCTCCGACGTTGTCGGGTGGTGAGGCTCAACGAGTGAAATTGGCTGCCGAGTTGGCTCGACCGATGACAGGCAAAACGCTCTACATTCTCGATGAACCGACCACCGGCTTGCACTTTGACGATATTGAAAAGCTGCTTGTTGTCATGCAACGGTTGGTCGAAATGGGCAATACGATCGCCGTCATTGAACACAATATGGATATTATCAAAAGTGCGGACTGGATTATCGACATGGGACCGGGCGCTGGCGTCGAAGGTGGCGAAATTGTATTCGCAGGAACGCCTGAACAACTCGTCGCCACGGCAAACAAAGCGAACGGCAGCCTGACAGCTCCCTACTTGGCCGAAGCAATGAACCCTGGCCAAACTTTTTCAAAGCCGAAACCGAAACCAGCGACGACCGCTTCCGGTAAAGCCACAAAGACCAGAACGACTACCGCAAAAGCAAGTAAAAAGAAGGCTGCTAAGAAGGCTAAGACGGCAAACGACGCCGCGGCGATGAAGAATCCTGCGGAGTCAGAAGGAGGGACCGACCTTTGGCAGGTACTCGGGCGTCGCTGGCATTCGCTCGCAAAAGGATTCCCCGAAAACTCGCAGCCCGTGTGGCCAATCGAATTGGCCGATAAGACGCTCCGATTGCTCGAACAAGTGGCTGGTGACGATTCGTTGCAATTCGATGCACCCGATCGCGTCGCGGTCAGACCCAAAGGCCGTAAAAATACGTGGGCCAGCGTCCAGACAAAAGAGATTACCGGCGTTCAAGTCACTCTGGAACGACCCCAGGAAGTCGCCGAATTGGATGCACTGCATGCGATCGGCGTTTGCGGCCCAGAGGGTGCAGATGGCGACACCACTGCAAAGGTGACTTTGCAGTTGACAGAACTAAAACACGTTCGGAGCCGAAAGCTCAAATCGTTCCTAAAAAAACACTTGGAACGATCAGAGATGAGTCAGAAAGATGATTAG
- a CDS encoding DUF4261 domain-containing protein yields the protein MAKGLFTQGMCILLREPVSIQDLEERLKAFEIVGRHESIEDDDAPETLVLKYREDVGGHLLVTPSRSRWPDDMGDPDESPERFVAWSLGQFGPLAFPGCLQRAGEQSWGWEEGGQAVAEHTAHIRLLISYVLGTEEIEGEEDDEDIPLVPEDYDAMHEMQFITRAVTELLELPQAICYFNPGGEILRGQNSLRQGLNYAWNHQLPALDMWTNVRIFKADETWSLMDTVGNGQLDLPDLEAVFRTDQFDPADVERFLRNASLYMLTSDEEVEEGDTADGPGEINWMAMECDEALSDPPRATMRWIPQNGSDPPAELLARGEAPDELDEEDDDDEFDEDFLDDDF from the coding sequence ATGGCAAAAGGATTGTTCACTCAAGGAATGTGCATCCTGCTGCGCGAACCGGTCTCGATTCAGGACTTAGAAGAACGGTTAAAGGCGTTTGAAATCGTCGGTCGACACGAGTCGATCGAGGATGATGACGCACCGGAAACGCTGGTCTTAAAGTATCGTGAGGACGTTGGTGGCCATTTATTGGTGACGCCGTCGAGGTCGCGCTGGCCCGATGATATGGGAGACCCCGACGAATCGCCTGAACGTTTTGTCGCTTGGTCTCTCGGCCAATTCGGCCCCCTGGCCTTCCCCGGATGTCTGCAACGAGCTGGTGAGCAATCGTGGGGCTGGGAGGAAGGCGGTCAGGCGGTCGCCGAACATACCGCACACATCCGGCTATTGATAAGCTACGTTCTGGGTACCGAAGAAATCGAGGGGGAAGAGGATGACGAGGACATCCCGCTCGTGCCCGAAGATTATGATGCGATGCACGAAATGCAATTCATTACTCGCGCCGTGACGGAACTATTGGAGTTGCCGCAAGCGATTTGCTACTTCAATCCAGGCGGTGAGATTCTCAGAGGGCAAAATAGTTTGCGGCAAGGTTTGAATTATGCCTGGAATCATCAGTTGCCTGCGCTCGATATGTGGACAAATGTCCGAATCTTCAAAGCGGACGAAACTTGGTCGTTGATGGACACCGTCGGAAACGGACAACTCGACCTACCCGATTTAGAAGCGGTTTTTCGTACCGATCAGTTTGATCCCGCGGATGTTGAACGGTTCCTACGCAATGCCTCACTCTATATGTTGACGTCGGACGAGGAGGTGGAAGAAGGAGATACTGCGGACGGACCAGGAGAAATCAATTGGATGGCGATGGAATGCGACGAGGCTTTGTCGGATCCCCCGCGGGCAACCATGCGATGGATCCCTCAAAACGGTTCCGATCCCCCAGCGGAACTGCTAGCACGCGGCGAAGCACCCGACGAACTCGACGAAGAAGATGATGATGATGAATTCGACGAAGATTTCCTCGACGACGATTTTTAG